Proteins from one Ignavibacteria bacterium genomic window:
- the ychF gene encoding redox-regulated ATPase YchF: MGFNCGIVGLPNVGKSTLFNAITAAQIPAENYPFCTIEPNVGIVAVPDKRLVTLEQLYRPQKLVPTTIEFVDIAGLVKGASKGEGLGNQFLSHIRNVDAICHVVRCFDDENVVHVDGEVNPKRDIEIIEAELIFKDIETIEKKISEIEKRRKSGDKKMKAEGDFYIKIKEHLYSGRLAEYFLPASSEEELWMRDLHLITNKPVMYFANVDEGHLGGDAGYVEQVREIATKERALVVVACTKIEAEVASMPYDERESFLQELGIAESGLDQVIREGYQLLDLITFFTCGPKEVHAWTIKRGTLAPQAAGTIHSDFEKGFIRAEVMKYTDLALLKSEQAVKEKGLYYVEGSEYVVEDGDIIFVRFNV, from the coding sequence ATGGGTTTCAATTGTGGTATTGTCGGATTACCCAACGTCGGCAAATCAACACTTTTCAACGCAATTACTGCAGCGCAAATTCCAGCGGAAAATTATCCATTCTGTACGATAGAACCGAACGTTGGCATTGTTGCAGTTCCAGACAAACGGCTTGTAACGCTCGAACAACTGTATCGCCCGCAAAAACTTGTTCCAACAACAATTGAATTTGTTGACATTGCGGGATTGGTAAAAGGTGCAAGCAAAGGAGAAGGTCTCGGTAATCAATTTTTATCACACATCAGAAACGTTGATGCAATTTGCCACGTTGTTCGCTGTTTCGATGATGAAAATGTTGTTCACGTTGACGGTGAAGTAAATCCGAAGCGCGATATAGAAATTATCGAAGCGGAATTGATTTTCAAGGATATCGAAACGATTGAAAAGAAAATTTCTGAAATAGAAAAACGTAGAAAAAGCGGAGATAAAAAAATGAAAGCGGAAGGTGATTTCTACATCAAAATAAAAGAACATTTGTATTCGGGAAGACTTGCAGAATATTTTTTGCCTGCATCTTCCGAAGAAGAACTTTGGATGCGCGATTTGCATTTGATAACGAATAAACCGGTGATGTATTTTGCTAATGTTGACGAAGGACATTTGGGGGGGGATGCTGGGTATGTTGAACAAGTGCGTGAAATTGCTACGAAAGAACGTGCGCTTGTAGTTGTTGCATGTACAAAAATTGAAGCGGAAGTTGCCTCAATGCCTTACGATGAACGCGAATCGTTTTTGCAAGAACTTGGCATTGCAGAATCGGGACTTGACCAGGTGATTCGCGAAGGATATCAACTGCTCGATTTGATTACGTTTTTTACGTGCGGTCCAAAAGAAGTTCATGCGTGGACGATTAAACGAGGAACATTAGCGCCGCAAGCCGCAGGCACAATTCATTCAGATTTTGAAAAAGGATTTATTCGCGCCGAAGTAATGAAATATACAGACCTTGCATTGCTGAAAAGCGAACAAGCCGTGAAAGAAAAAGGATTGTACTACGTTGAAGGAAGTGAATATGTTGTGGAAGACGGCGATATAATTTTTGTACGATTTAATGTGTGA